The following proteins come from a genomic window of Flavobacterium crocinum:
- a CDS encoding TMEM175 family protein has product MEKETIRIENFSDAVFAIAITLLVLDLHAPDIQTVKNGAELLAYLKNEWTAYLAFTLSFFSIFIMWVNHHKIFKQIYSRNTAIMFSNGLILFLVTAVSYPTALLSRFFEGEASSISVAIYTGIFVLINISYNLLWFIASNNKKLLRPGITNSAIKKIRNNYLYGFPTYLIAFGISFHYPAAALAISMLLLIYWAVSSGKINMVEE; this is encoded by the coding sequence ATGGAAAAAGAAACGATTAGAATAGAAAATTTCAGCGATGCTGTTTTTGCCATTGCGATTACGCTTTTGGTACTGGATCTTCATGCTCCGGACATACAAACTGTAAAAAATGGTGCTGAATTATTAGCGTATTTAAAAAACGAATGGACAGCGTATCTTGCTTTTACGCTATCGTTTTTCAGTATTTTTATTATGTGGGTCAATCATCACAAGATTTTCAAACAAATCTATAGTCGCAATACAGCCATTATGTTTTCAAACGGATTAATTCTTTTTCTTGTAACTGCAGTATCTTATCCTACGGCGCTTTTATCGCGATTTTTCGAAGGAGAAGCTTCCAGTATTTCGGTTGCTATTTATACCGGAATTTTTGTTCTTATCAATATTTCGTATAATCTGCTTTGGTTTATTGCCAGTAACAATAAAAAACTTTTACGTCCCGGCATTACCAATTCAGCAATCAAAAAAATAAGAAACAATTATCTATACGGATTCCCGACTTATTTAATTGCCTTCGGAATTTCGTTTCACTATCCAGCTGCTGCTTTGGCAATCAGCATGCTTTTATTGATTTATTGGGCTGTTTCTTCGGGGAAAATTAATATGGTCGAAGAATAA
- a CDS encoding sigma-54-dependent transcriptional regulator, producing MKEKILIVEDEFIVANDLKIMLIKAGYQIIGIASSVVQARKLIEDKKPDWVLLDIMLKGSLTGIDLAWELRELQLPFLYISANTNQSTLEAVKATHPYGFMVKPFREKDLIVMLDIAKYRFDQETGTLTDKNTHEENQEIDGIIGSSPLLKEVIEKIKIVAPAETSVLILGESGTGKERAAHSIHELSGRKSSPIVVVNCAALPHSLIESELFGHEKGAFTGANSMRIGKFEQAHEGTIFLDEIGELPLDSQVKLLRVLQEKEIQRLGGNKTIKVNVRIVAATNRTLEKEVAEGRFRLDLYYRLNVFPIQLPTLKERKEDIEALAYYFVKKYAISSRKNVTVISPIALEQLMQYDWPGNIRELEHLIERNVLLAKTSEIEKFDLPSHNQQPLELKSGGLKSMEEMEKEHIMNALQLCNGKVSGPGGAAELLKMQPQTLFSKMKKLGIKQGYN from the coding sequence ATGAAGGAGAAAATTCTAATTGTTGAAGATGAATTTATTGTAGCAAATGATTTAAAAATCATGCTAATTAAAGCGGGCTATCAAATAATCGGTATTGCTTCATCGGTTGTTCAGGCCAGAAAGTTAATCGAGGACAAAAAACCGGACTGGGTATTGCTGGACATTATGCTAAAAGGCAGTCTAACCGGAATTGATCTCGCATGGGAACTTCGGGAGTTACAACTTCCTTTTCTTTATATTTCTGCCAATACCAACCAAAGTACGCTCGAAGCTGTTAAAGCAACACATCCGTATGGTTTTATGGTGAAGCCTTTTCGCGAAAAAGATCTTATCGTAATGCTTGATATTGCTAAATACAGATTTGATCAGGAAACAGGAACATTAACCGATAAAAATACCCATGAAGAAAATCAGGAAATAGACGGAATCATTGGCAGCAGCCCACTTCTAAAAGAAGTCATTGAAAAGATAAAAATTGTGGCTCCCGCAGAAACTTCTGTCTTAATTTTAGGAGAAAGCGGAACCGGGAAAGAAAGAGCCGCACATTCTATACACGAACTTTCCGGGCGCAAATCCAGTCCGATTGTGGTTGTAAACTGTGCTGCTTTGCCCCATTCACTAATAGAATCAGAACTTTTTGGGCATGAAAAAGGCGCTTTTACCGGAGCCAACTCTATGCGAATCGGAAAATTTGAACAGGCACATGAAGGCACTATTTTTCTGGACGAAATTGGAGAATTACCACTTGATTCACAGGTAAAGTTATTGCGTGTTTTACAGGAAAAGGAAATTCAGCGTCTTGGCGGTAATAAAACCATTAAAGTCAATGTCCGAATTGTTGCCGCAACCAACAGAACCTTAGAAAAAGAAGTTGCAGAAGGTCGTTTCAGACTGGATTTGTATTATCGTTTAAATGTATTTCCAATACAACTTCCAACCCTCAAGGAACGCAAAGAAGACATTGAAGCTCTTGCCTATTATTTTGTAAAAAAATATGCGATAAGTTCCCGTAAAAATGTAACAGTCATAAGTCCGATTGCTTTAGAACAATTAATGCAGTACGACTGGCCGGGTAATATTCGCGAATTAGAACATTTGATTGAAAGAAATGTCCTGCTCGCCAAAACCAGTGAAATTGAAAAATTTGATCTTCCATCCCACAATCAACAACCTTTAGAATTGAAATCCGGAGGATTAAAATCTATGGAAGAAATGGAAAAAGAGCATATTATGAATGCTCTTCAACTCTGCAATGGTAAAGTTTCCGGCCCGGGCGGAGCAGCAGAATTACTTAAAATGCAGCCACAGACGCTGTTCTCAAAAATGAAAAAATTAGGTATCAAACAAGGATACAATTAA
- a CDS encoding tetratricopeptide repeat-containing sensor histidine kinase: MFLINTKGNAQSVENPDELNKKIAEAQNNTKKVELLLRLSSYYLNKTGEIKADLDNADRINTQANLLSDRLKYKVGKGKSILLGAQIYREKGDIENALEKTKNAIAYSKKNNLIEQQAASYAEFSIYDADVEQKAKYKKLAIQFYKKAGAKEKQATTLKELGELYSINEQPDKAESFLLESLALYKTIKYKKLQGVYNLLSEVNTQKGNYPESLKFALLAEKTAIAVNDTSLQLSSIYNHVGLVYYYLRQNDDAEEYWYKAFEIAKKHNDTEYVRTIGENLCSLLIRQKKEKNALKLIKEMQVKFPSSNMERIMKENYLLFNIYRILNDNATAAIYYRKLADFYGKNADRNGNSIAILRSFASYQYQIKKYDDFYRTVKRLDTLAASAGNNLIRSESYLIWFKADSSRGDYLNAIKHYQLYKSLSDSVFKGEKSKQINSLQIEFESEKKDKNIDLLQQQAKVQQIQIQKDNVIRSVFIGSVVVLILFLAFLYNSFRIKKKKNEALEIQRQQINEQNELNKKMLIEKEWLLKEIHHRVKNNLQIVISLLNTQSAYLDNEDALMAIQNSQHRMHAMSLIHQKLYQSDNLANIDMSWYIYELISYMKECFNTDNKIHFVLDTEKVCLDVAKAVPLGLIINEAINNAIKYAFPSNRKGEVIISLKKIENNDYKLIIADNGVGLPEDFHDTERDSLGMNLMMGLTDQIDGNFEMKNDNGLKITITFTRNTEFEVIDESSEII; encoded by the coding sequence ATGTTTCTTATAAACACAAAAGGAAATGCACAGTCTGTTGAAAACCCTGACGAATTAAACAAGAAAATAGCTGAAGCTCAAAACAATACTAAAAAAGTAGAATTGCTTTTAAGGTTAAGCAGCTATTATCTCAATAAAACAGGCGAAATTAAAGCAGATCTGGACAATGCAGATCGTATCAATACACAAGCCAATTTATTAAGTGATCGTTTAAAGTATAAAGTCGGGAAAGGAAAATCAATTCTTTTAGGGGCTCAGATTTACAGAGAAAAAGGCGATATCGAAAATGCATTAGAAAAAACCAAAAACGCGATTGCCTATTCTAAAAAAAATAATCTTATAGAGCAGCAGGCAGCAAGTTATGCCGAATTCTCTATATATGATGCCGATGTTGAACAAAAAGCCAAATACAAAAAACTAGCCATTCAGTTTTATAAAAAGGCCGGAGCCAAAGAAAAACAAGCTACAACTTTAAAAGAACTGGGTGAATTATACAGTATAAATGAACAGCCGGATAAAGCAGAATCGTTTTTACTCGAATCTCTTGCACTTTATAAAACAATAAAATACAAAAAGCTGCAAGGTGTTTACAATCTGCTTTCGGAAGTAAATACCCAAAAAGGCAATTATCCAGAGTCTTTAAAATTTGCACTTTTAGCAGAAAAAACAGCTATTGCCGTAAATGATACTTCACTACAGTTAAGCTCTATTTACAATCATGTTGGACTTGTTTATTATTACTTGCGCCAAAATGATGATGCAGAAGAATACTGGTATAAAGCCTTTGAAATTGCTAAAAAACATAACGATACAGAGTATGTTAGAACAATCGGAGAAAATCTTTGTTCATTGCTTATTCGTCAGAAAAAAGAAAAAAATGCTCTTAAACTGATTAAAGAAATGCAGGTAAAATTTCCAAGCTCTAACATGGAACGAATCATGAAAGAGAATTACCTGCTTTTTAATATTTACAGAATCTTAAATGATAATGCAACGGCTGCAATTTACTATAGAAAACTGGCTGATTTCTATGGTAAAAATGCAGATCGAAACGGAAACAGCATTGCGATTTTAAGAAGTTTTGCTTCTTATCAGTATCAAATAAAAAAATACGATGATTTCTACAGAACGGTAAAAAGACTGGACACTTTGGCGGCAAGCGCAGGAAACAATTTAATTCGGTCAGAAAGTTATTTAATCTGGTTTAAAGCCGATTCTTCCAGAGGAGATTATCTGAATGCCATCAAACATTATCAACTGTATAAAAGTTTATCTGATTCTGTTTTTAAAGGCGAAAAAAGCAAACAGATTAACAGTCTTCAGATCGAATTTGAAAGCGAGAAGAAAGATAAAAATATAGATTTACTGCAACAACAGGCGAAAGTACAACAAATACAGATTCAGAAAGATAATGTAATCCGATCTGTTTTTATAGGAAGCGTTGTTGTTCTGATACTTTTTTTAGCGTTTTTGTATAATAGCTTCAGAATAAAAAAGAAAAAGAACGAAGCATTAGAAATACAGCGTCAGCAGATTAACGAACAAAACGAGCTGAACAAAAAAATGCTCATTGAAAAAGAATGGCTTTTAAAAGAAATTCATCATCGTGTGAAAAACAATCTTCAGATTGTGATTAGTTTATTAAACACACAATCTGCTTATCTCGATAACGAAGATGCCTTAATGGCGATACAAAACAGCCAGCACAGAATGCACGCTATGTCTTTGATTCATCAAAAACTATATCAGTCTGATAATCTGGCTAATATTGACATGTCCTGGTACATTTATGAGTTAATCAGTTATATGAAAGAATGTTTTAATACTGATAACAAAATCCATTTTGTACTCGATACTGAAAAAGTCTGTCTTGATGTTGCTAAAGCGGTTCCGTTAGGGCTAATTATAAATGAAGCCATAAATAATGCTATTAAATATGCTTTTCCGTCAAACCGAAAAGGAGAAGTCATTATTAGTCTGAAAAAAATAGAAAATAATGATTACAAACTTATTATAGCAGACAATGGTGTTGGGCTTCCGGAAGATTTTCATGACACCGAAAGAGATTCTCTCGGAATGAATCTAATGATGGGATTGACAGATCAAATTGATGGAAATTTTGAGATGAAAAATGACAATGGGTTAAAAATCACGATTACGTTTACAAGAAATACAGAATTTGAAGTTATAGACGAAAGTTCTGAAATCATATAA
- a CDS encoding YoaK family protein, with protein MEIQKNIWYVTLLLTMIAGYCDTVTFVAADSIFSAHVTGNFIVFAYQIIKGSDIHAWVKLLTFPVFILAVITGGRIALKSANHYTILCWEGVILAVSGIASYIFGYLENTAEWTVYAIAMTTVFAMGLQNAFGKLYAKETYGPTTMMTGNVTQASLDLGNLLKNGLKDVDVLLSFKKQLVTIIGFLTGCFLGAVAGKFFGLGTLIIPGTAMIICYWYHRES; from the coding sequence ATGGAAATACAAAAAAACATTTGGTACGTAACCCTGCTTCTCACGATGATAGCAGGGTATTGCGATACCGTAACCTTTGTCGCGGCGGATTCTATATTTTCAGCTCATGTTACGGGTAACTTTATTGTCTTTGCTTATCAGATTATCAAAGGCTCAGACATTCATGCGTGGGTAAAACTGCTTACTTTCCCCGTCTTCATCTTAGCCGTCATTACCGGTGGAAGAATTGCTTTAAAAAGTGCTAATCATTACACTATTTTATGCTGGGAAGGTGTTATTCTGGCAGTAAGTGGTATTGCTTCTTACATTTTTGGATACTTAGAAAATACAGCTGAATGGACAGTTTATGCTATAGCCATGACAACTGTATTTGCAATGGGACTTCAGAATGCTTTTGGAAAGCTTTACGCCAAAGAAACTTACGGTCCAACAACCATGATGACAGGAAATGTAACTCAGGCTTCTCTTGATCTTGGAAATCTGCTCAAAAACGGATTAAAAGATGTCGATGTGCTTTTAAGTTTTAAGAAGCAACTTGTTACTATTATTGGATTTCTTACAGGCTGTTTTTTAGGAGCAGTTGCCGGAAAGTTTTTTGGATTAGGAACTTTAATTATTCCCGGTACAGCCATGATAATTTGTTATTGGTATCACCGCGAAAGCTAG
- a CDS encoding Dps family protein: MKANIGIKQESITTVVDVLTKVLADEFVLYTKTKKAHWNVEGPDFYNKHLFFEQQYEALDEIVDAVAERIRTLGHYAPGTLKEYLALTHLTEELKGQNDSISYIKELLVDHESILIHLRENINNFASELQDAGTSDYITGLLETHEKMAWMLRAHLS; this comes from the coding sequence ATGAAAGCAAACATCGGAATCAAACAAGAAAGCATCACAACAGTAGTGGATGTATTAACAAAAGTCTTAGCTGACGAATTTGTATTGTATACCAAAACAAAAAAAGCACACTGGAACGTTGAAGGTCCGGATTTCTACAACAAACATCTTTTCTTTGAACAGCAATACGAAGCACTTGACGAAATTGTTGATGCAGTTGCCGAAAGAATCAGAACTTTAGGACACTACGCTCCGGGAACTTTAAAAGAATATCTGGCATTAACGCATTTAACAGAAGAATTAAAAGGTCAAAACGACAGCATCAGTTACATTAAAGAGTTATTGGTGGATCACGAAAGCATTTTAATTCATTTGCGTGAGAACATCAATAATTTTGCTTCAGAACTTCAGGATGCCGGAACAAGTGATTATATCACTGGTCTTTTAGAAACGCACGAAAAAATGGCCTGGATGCTTAGAGCACACTTAAGCTAA
- a CDS encoding DoxX family protein: protein MNEIIKLILHSDLGSTLNNTAILVFRILLAVELFRVHGMKKFRLENGQKEHVPNPLHLPEKLNGLMATFSDTVVPVFIILGLGTRLAVLPTIGVTAIGYFVVHRKDSLEVRDVPYMYTLSLLLLLALGAGTYSLDYYLLNLI from the coding sequence ATGAACGAAATTATTAAACTAATCCTGCACTCCGATTTAGGATCAACATTGAACAATACAGCAATTTTAGTTTTTAGAATACTGCTGGCTGTTGAACTATTCAGAGTACATGGAATGAAAAAATTCAGATTGGAAAACGGACAAAAAGAACATGTTCCGAATCCACTGCATTTACCGGAAAAACTAAACGGGTTAATGGCAACATTTTCAGATACTGTAGTTCCTGTTTTTATTATACTAGGCTTAGGAACCCGTTTGGCTGTCCTTCCAACAATTGGTGTTACTGCAATTGGTTATTTTGTAGTACACCGAAAAGATTCACTGGAAGTCCGTGACGTTCCTTATATGTACACTTTATCCTTATTACTGCTGCTTGCACTTGGAGCAGGAACCTATTCACTTGATTATTATTTATTAAACCTTATTTAA
- a CDS encoding amidohydrolase, whose translation MKADLILFNGKIHSFNTETPNVTAVAIKDGKFIAVGNDSSVMELASEETKIIDLQNKRVVPGINDSHIHLIRGGLNYNLELRWDGVPSLADALRMLKEQVDRTPNPQWVRVVGGWSEFQFAERRMPTLEEINAIAPETPVFILHLYDRAIMNRAALKAVGYTKNTPAPPGGHIERDTKGEPTGLIIATPNAMILYSTLAKGPTLSYEHQINSTRHFMKELNRFGITSVIDAGGGFQNFPDDYKVVNELNEKKQLTVRIAYNLFTQKPKHEFEDFEDWIDTVKLYQGDDMYRHNGAGEMLVFSAADFEDFLQPRPDLPENMEAELEKVVRLLVENRWPFRLHATYNESITRFLNVFEKINREIPFNGLPWIFDHAETIDERNIERVKALGGGIAIQSRMAYQGEYFTDRYGAKAAENTPPIKKMIEMEVPVGAGSDATRVSSYNPWVSMYWMTVGKTVGGLQLYNETRLNRQTALELYTRGSAWFSQEQTKKGDIKVGMFADLVVLDRDYFTIDDEDIKKIESDLTIVDGKIVYANGDFSSFSPPHIPILPDWSPTNIYNGYPVRSGLQSAIEKNAKADAKPKLTAQIHSCSGSCDVHAHNHDVARMSNVPVNNYNAFWGALGCSCFAF comes from the coding sequence GCAGTGTTATGGAATTGGCATCTGAAGAAACTAAAATAATCGATCTTCAAAATAAAAGAGTGGTTCCCGGAATTAACGATTCTCACATTCACCTGATCCGAGGTGGTTTGAATTATAATTTAGAATTGCGATGGGATGGTGTTCCTTCACTTGCAGATGCGCTCCGAATGCTAAAAGAACAAGTAGATCGTACACCAAATCCGCAATGGGTTCGTGTGGTTGGCGGCTGGTCTGAATTTCAGTTTGCCGAACGCAGAATGCCAACTCTTGAAGAAATCAATGCGATAGCTCCTGAAACTCCGGTTTTTATTTTGCATTTGTATGATAGAGCCATTATGAACAGAGCAGCCTTAAAAGCGGTTGGTTATACTAAAAATACACCTGCCCCGCCGGGAGGACATATTGAGAGAGATACAAAAGGCGAACCAACCGGATTGATCATTGCAACACCAAATGCTATGATTTTGTATTCGACTTTGGCTAAAGGCCCTACTCTTTCGTATGAACATCAAATCAATTCGACACGTCATTTTATGAAAGAACTGAATCGTTTTGGAATTACCAGTGTTATTGATGCCGGCGGCGGATTCCAGAATTTTCCGGACGATTATAAAGTGGTCAATGAACTGAACGAAAAGAAACAATTAACGGTTCGAATTGCCTATAATCTTTTCACTCAAAAACCGAAACACGAATTTGAAGATTTTGAAGATTGGATTGATACCGTGAAATTATATCAGGGCGATGATATGTATCGTCATAATGGAGCGGGCGAAATGTTAGTTTTTTCTGCAGCTGATTTTGAAGATTTTCTACAACCAAGACCTGATCTTCCTGAAAACATGGAAGCCGAATTGGAAAAGGTTGTTCGTCTTTTGGTAGAAAACCGCTGGCCGTTCAGACTTCATGCTACTTATAATGAAAGTATTACGCGCTTTTTGAATGTTTTTGAAAAAATCAACAGAGAAATTCCTTTTAACGGACTTCCTTGGATTTTTGACCATGCGGAAACTATTGACGAAAGAAACATCGAACGTGTAAAAGCGCTGGGAGGCGGCATTGCAATTCAAAGTAGAATGGCGTATCAGGGAGAATATTTTACGGATCGATATGGAGCAAAAGCAGCAGAAAACACACCGCCAATCAAAAAAATGATTGAAATGGAAGTTCCTGTTGGTGCAGGATCAGATGCTACCAGAGTAAGCAGTTACAATCCGTGGGTTTCCATGTATTGGATGACGGTCGGAAAAACGGTTGGAGGTCTACAATTATACAATGAAACGAGATTGAACAGACAAACCGCTTTGGAACTTTATACTAGAGGAAGCGCCTGGTTTTCTCAGGAACAGACTAAAAAAGGAGATATTAAAGTAGGAATGTTTGCGGATCTAGTAGTCCTGGATCGTGATTATTTTACAATTGACGACGAAGACATCAAAAAAATCGAATCGGATTTAACGATTGTCGATGGAAAAATTGTCTATGCAAATGGTGATTTTTCTTCATTCTCACCGCCTCACATTCCGATTTTACCTGATTGGTCGCCAACGAATATTTACAACGGATATCCTGTTAGAAGCGGTTTGCAGAGTGCTATAGAAAAAAATGCAAAAGCGGATGCAAAACCAAAACTGACAGCACAAATTCATAGCTGCTCCGGAAGTTGTGATGTTCACGCTCACAATCACGATGTTGCCAGAATGAGCAATGTTCCTGTAAATAATTATAACGCATTTTGGGGCGCTTTGGGCTGTTCCTGTTTTGCATTTTAA